In Paracoccus fistulariae, a single window of DNA contains:
- the ftsZ gene encoding cell division protein FtsZ produces the protein MNLNLMMNEEDELKPRITVFGVGGAGGNAVNNMIEKQLDGVEFVVANTDAQALTGSRSNNRIQMGPKVTEGLGAGAKPIIGAKAAEETIEDIVDHLMGAHMCFITAGMGGGTGTGAAPIIAQAAREMGILTVGVVTKPFQFEGSKRMRQAEEGVEALQKVVDTLIIIPNQNLFRLANEKTTFTEAFAMADDVLYQGVKGVTDLMVRPGLINLDFADVRAVMDEMGKAMMGTGEAAGENRAQEAAERAIANPLLDEISLNGARGVLINITGGYDMTLFELDEAANVIRDKVDSDANIIVGSTLDPDMDGSIRVSVVATGIDASAAVAEDPAPRRSIAEPLTQNPSVAGRKDDVAEQDDVPPRRSPAPVAETRAEPAAAQQKSLIEDDMPQPAYQPKEQARAAAVRIEDDSNDFIAPRPSAAARGQAAPEVMDRLRRAVEHREERQQTARQPLQPETSRAPAGHAAGQGRMAGLSRMLERMAGHGNDQAPAPKPAASSISERVSDRVAARARQQDADFDDLASPDADQDNVEIPAFLRRQAN, from the coding sequence CGGGTCGCGATCAAACAACCGTATCCAGATGGGTCCGAAAGTGACCGAGGGTCTGGGCGCGGGCGCCAAGCCGATCATCGGCGCCAAGGCGGCGGAAGAGACCATCGAGGATATCGTCGATCATCTGATGGGCGCGCATATGTGCTTCATCACCGCCGGTATGGGCGGCGGCACGGGCACCGGCGCGGCGCCGATCATCGCGCAGGCCGCGCGTGAGATGGGCATCCTGACCGTCGGCGTCGTCACCAAGCCCTTCCAGTTCGAAGGCAGCAAGCGGATGCGCCAGGCCGAAGAGGGCGTCGAAGCCCTGCAGAAGGTCGTGGACACGCTGATCATCATCCCGAACCAGAACCTGTTCCGTCTGGCCAACGAAAAGACCACCTTCACCGAAGCCTTCGCGATGGCTGATGACGTGCTGTATCAGGGCGTCAAGGGCGTGACCGATCTGATGGTCCGTCCGGGCCTGATCAACCTGGACTTCGCCGATGTGCGCGCCGTCATGGACGAGATGGGCAAGGCGATGATGGGCACCGGCGAAGCCGCTGGCGAAAACCGTGCGCAGGAAGCTGCGGAACGCGCCATCGCCAACCCGCTGCTGGACGAAATCAGTCTGAACGGCGCGCGCGGCGTGCTGATCAACATCACCGGCGGCTACGACATGACCCTGTTCGAGCTGGACGAAGCCGCGAATGTCATTCGCGACAAGGTCGACTCGGATGCGAATATCATCGTCGGTTCGACGCTGGATCCGGATATGGACGGCTCGATCCGCGTCTCGGTCGTGGCGACGGGCATCGATGCCAGCGCCGCTGTTGCCGAGGATCCGGCCCCGCGCCGCAGCATCGCCGAGCCGCTGACCCAGAACCCCTCGGTCGCCGGCCGCAAGGACGACGTGGCCGAGCAGGACGATGTGCCGCCGCGCCGCAGCCCGGCGCCTGTCGCGGAAACCCGTGCAGAGCCTGCCGCCGCGCAGCAGAAAAGCCTGATCGAGGACGATATGCCCCAGCCGGCCTATCAGCCCAAGGAACAGGCCCGCGCTGCCGCTGTCCGGATCGAGGATGACTCGAATGACTTCATCGCCCCGCGCCCCTCGGCCGCTGCGCGTGGTCAGGCCGCGCCGGAAGTGATGGACCGCCTGCGCCGCGCCGTCGAGCATCGTGAAGAGCGTCAGCAGACCGCCCGTCAGCCGCTGCAGCCCGAAACCAGCCGTGCACCCGCAGGTCACGCGGCGGGGCAGGGCCGCATGGCCGGTCTCAGCCGGATGCTGGAACGGATGGCAGGTCACGGTAACGATCAGGCACCTGCGCCCAAGCCCGCGGCCTCGTCGATCTCTGAACGTGTCAGCGACCGTGTCGCCGCCCGTGCGCGTCAGCAGGACGCCGATTTCGACGATCTGGCCAGCCCTGACGCGGATCAGGACAATGTCGAAATCCCGGCCTTCCTGCGGCGTCAGGCGAACTAA
- the lpxC gene encoding UDP-3-O-acyl-N-acetylglucosamine deacetylase has translation MQATIKEKVTFTGTGLHSGAAARMVVHPAPTGHGIVFRRVDLKPAVDIPALWHNVTPSKLCTLMDDGQGTTLSTVEHIMAALVGTGVQNVLITVDGPEVPILDGSAAPFVRGILRAGIELQAADLRAIRVLRPVEVRDGDAYARLEPADHLEIDFEIDFADAAIGHQEKKLDMANGAFLRELADSRTFCRQSDVDMMRKNGLALGGTYLNAVVVDGANVLSPGGLRHRDEAVRHKMLDAMGDLGLAGAPLLARYTGHRAGHAMTNRLLRALFADPTAWTWELCSPALENRLPGAGVANYVVDASDWAVA, from the coding sequence ATGCAGGCAACGATCAAAGAAAAGGTGACATTCACGGGGACGGGCCTTCATTCGGGGGCCGCCGCGCGAATGGTTGTGCATCCCGCGCCCACCGGTCACGGCATCGTTTTCCGCCGCGTGGATCTGAAACCGGCTGTCGATATTCCGGCGCTGTGGCACAATGTGACGCCCTCGAAACTCTGCACGCTGATGGATGACGGTCAGGGCACGACCCTGTCGACCGTCGAACATATCATGGCGGCGCTGGTCGGGACCGGTGTTCAGAACGTGCTGATCACCGTCGATGGCCCCGAGGTTCCGATCCTTGACGGCTCGGCCGCGCCCTTCGTGCGGGGTATCCTGCGCGCGGGCATCGAATTGCAAGCCGCCGACCTGCGCGCGATCCGGGTGCTGCGCCCGGTCGAGGTGCGCGATGGCGACGCCTATGCCCGCCTGGAGCCGGCCGATCATCTGGAAATCGATTTCGAGATCGATTTTGCCGATGCCGCGATCGGTCATCAGGAAAAGAAGCTGGACATGGCCAATGGCGCCTTCCTGCGGGAACTTGCCGACAGCCGCACCTTCTGCCGTCAGTCCGATGTGGACATGATGCGCAAGAACGGTCTGGCACTTGGCGGCACCTATCTGAACGCCGTCGTCGTGGATGGCGCCAACGTCCTGTCGCCGGGCGGCCTGCGCCACCGTGACGAGGCCGTGCGCCACAAGATGCTGGACGCCATGGGCGATCTGGGCCTGGCCGGTGCGCCGCTGCTGGCGCGCTATACCGGGCACCGCGCGGGGCACGCCATGACGAACCGCCTGCTGCGGGCGCTGTTCGCCGACCCGACCGCCTGGACGTGGGAGCTGTGCTCGCCCGCGTTGGAAAACCGTCTGCCGGGGGCGGGCGTCGCGAATTACGTCGTCGACGCATCGGATTGGGCGGTCGCCTGA
- a CDS encoding outer membrane protein assembly factor BamD: protein MARSKISATMMAALVATVTLAGCGGSKDSERENLDRFNAQQIYTRGEYELENSRKPEDAVFYFSEVERLYPYSEWAKRALIMQAYANHKAENYEEARGAAQRYLDTYPGDEDAAYAQYLLALSYYDQIDEVGRDQGLTFQALQALRKVIEEYPDSEYARSSILKFDLAFDHLAAKEMEIGRYYLKRGHYAASINRFRVVVEEFQTTTQTPEALLRLVEAYLALGLNDEAQTAGAILGYNFRSSPFYLDAYQQLRGRGLVPEARGSSWLANVYRQMIQGKWL from the coding sequence ATGGCGCGCTCGAAAATCTCGGCAACCATGATGGCTGCGCTGGTCGCGACGGTGACGCTGGCAGGCTGCGGCGGATCGAAAGATTCCGAACGGGAAAACCTTGACCGGTTTAATGCTCAGCAGATCTACACCCGTGGCGAATATGAGCTGGAAAACAGCCGCAAGCCTGAAGACGCGGTCTTTTATTTCAGCGAAGTAGAGCGGCTTTACCCCTATTCCGAATGGGCCAAGCGGGCGCTGATCATGCAGGCCTATGCCAATCACAAGGCCGAGAATTACGAAGAGGCGCGCGGCGCGGCGCAGCGGTATCTGGACACCTATCCCGGCGATGAGGACGCGGCCTATGCGCAATATCTGCTGGCGCTGTCCTATTATGACCAGATTGACGAGGTCGGCCGCGATCAGGGCCTGACCTTCCAGGCGCTGCAGGCCCTGCGCAAGGTGATCGAGGAATATCCCGACAGCGAATATGCGCGCAGCTCGATCCTGAAATTCGACCTGGCCTTCGACCATCTTGCCGCCAAGGAGATGGAGATCGGGCGCTATTATCTGAAGCGCGGCCATTACGCCGCCTCGATCAACCGCTTCCGCGTCGTGGTTGAGGAATTCCAGACCACGACGCAAACGCCCGAGGCTCTGTTGCGTCTGGTCGAGGCCTATCTGGCCCTTGGGCTGAATGATGAGGCGCAGACGGCGGGGGCCATCCTGGGCTATAACTTCCGCTCCTCGCCCTTCTATCTGGACGCCTATCAGCAACTGCGCGGCCGGGGTCTGGTGCCGGAAGCACGCGGCAGTAGCTGGCTGGCCAATGTCTATCGTCAGATGATTCAGGGGAAATGGCTCTAG
- the recN gene encoding DNA repair protein RecN, producing the protein MLRSLEIRDMLLIDRLELGFGAGLNVLTGETGAGKSILLDCLGFVLGWRGRADLVRQGASQGEVTAVFDLPAGHPARGLLSEAGIETDEDELILRRVNGGDGRKTGYVNDRRVSGEVLRRLSEVLVELHGQHDDRGLLNPRGHRLLLDAFAGLDPGPARDAWAARRDAARDLAEAEAQLAAARSEEEFLRHAVKELEDLSPEAGEEEALDIRRRSMQAAERIRDDVARALQMLGADGAEGMMLDANRWLEAAADRAEGRLDQPLAALSRALIELGEAHGGVEDALSELDFDPAALEATEERLFALRALARKHDILPDDLAGLADELRARLDKIDAGDASIAELRKRMADAQASYQAEAQRLTDIRQAAASRLDQAVSAELAPLKMERAVFQTHVGTGEPGPEGVDSVAFTVATNPGAPAGPLDKIASGGELSRFLLALKVSLARGNDALVMIFDEIDRGVGGATADAVGRRLKTLAGDAQVLVVTHSPQVAALGDTHFRVAKSVSDGMTTSTVVALAHPERVEEIARMLSGDRITEAATEAARALLAGSSGQMGSQST; encoded by the coding sequence ATGCTGCGATCGCTTGAAATTCGGGACATGCTGCTGATCGACCGGCTGGAGCTTGGCTTTGGCGCGGGCCTGAATGTGCTGACCGGCGAAACCGGGGCGGGCAAGTCGATCCTGCTGGATTGTCTGGGCTTCGTGCTGGGCTGGCGCGGTCGGGCCGATCTGGTGCGGCAAGGCGCCTCTCAGGGTGAGGTGACGGCGGTTTTCGATCTGCCTGCTGGGCATCCCGCGCGTGGCCTTCTGTCCGAGGCAGGGATCGAAACCGACGAGGATGAGCTGATCCTGCGCCGCGTGAATGGCGGTGATGGCCGCAAGACCGGCTATGTGAATGATCGCCGCGTCTCGGGCGAGGTGCTGCGCCGGTTGTCCGAGGTTCTGGTCGAACTGCACGGACAGCATGACGATCGCGGGTTGCTGAACCCGCGCGGGCATCGGTTGCTGCTGGATGCCTTTGCCGGGCTGGATCCCGGCCCGGCGCGCGATGCCTGGGCGGCGCGTCGGGACGCCGCGCGCGATCTGGCCGAGGCCGAGGCGCAACTGGCCGCCGCGCGCAGCGAAGAGGAATTTTTGCGCCACGCCGTGAAGGAACTGGAAGACCTGTCGCCGGAGGCGGGCGAGGAAGAGGCGCTGGACATCCGCCGCCGAAGCATGCAGGCGGCCGAGCGTATCCGCGACGATGTTGCCCGCGCGCTCCAGATGCTGGGTGCGGATGGGGCAGAGGGCATGATGCTTGATGCCAATCGCTGGCTGGAGGCTGCGGCGGATCGTGCGGAGGGTCGTCTGGACCAGCCGCTGGCCGCGCTGTCGCGCGCGCTGATCGAACTGGGCGAGGCGCATGGCGGGGTCGAGGATGCGCTGTCCGAACTTGATTTCGATCCGGCGGCGCTGGAAGCCACGGAAGAGCGGCTGTTTGCGCTGCGCGCCCTGGCGCGCAAGCATGATATTCTGCCCGATGATCTGGCGGGGTTGGCGGATGAGCTGCGGGCGCGGCTGGACAAGATCGACGCGGGCGATGCCTCGATTGCCGAATTGCGCAAACGCATGGCAGATGCCCAGGCCAGCTATCAGGCCGAGGCGCAGCGGCTGACCGATATACGGCAGGCGGCGGCAAGCCGTCTGGATCAGGCCGTTTCTGCGGAACTCGCCCCGCTGAAAATGGAACGGGCGGTCTTTCAAACCCATGTCGGCACGGGTGAACCCGGCCCGGAGGGCGTCGACAGCGTGGCCTTTACCGTGGCGACCAATCCGGGCGCGCCGGCCGGTCCGCTGGACAAGATCGCCTCGGGCGGGGAATTGTCGCGCTTTCTGCTGGCTCTGAAAGTCTCGCTGGCGCGGGGCAATGATGCGCTGGTGATGATCTTTGACGAGATCGACCGCGGCGTCGGCGGTGCGACAGCCGATGCCGTGGGTCGGCGGCTGAAGACGCTGGCGGGCGATGCGCAAGTGCTGGTGGTCACGCATTCGCCGCAGGTCGCGGCGTTGGGCGATACGCATTTCCGCGTCGCCAAATCCGTCAGCGACGGGATGACCACATCCACCGTGGTGGCGCTGGCGCATCCCGAACGGGTGGAAGAGATCGCCCGAATGCTGTCCGGCGATCGCATCACTGAAGCCGCGACCGAAGCCGCACGCGCCCTGCTGGCCGGGTCATCCGGGCAGATGGGCAGTCAGTCGACCTGA
- the mmsB gene encoding 3-hydroxyisobutyrate dehydrogenase — translation MKIGFIGLGNMGAPMAANLAAAGHEVMGFDTAAPCPDGVSTADSAAAAVKGADVVITMLPNGKILRAVADQIIPDMQPGAILCDCSTVDVDSARAVAAQANAAGLGSLDAPVSGGIGGAQAGTLTFMVGGSDADFATVQPLFDIMGQKAVHCGDAGAGQSAKICNNMILGVTMIATCEAFALADQLGLDRQKMFDVVSTSSGYSWSMNAYCPAPGVGPTSPADNDYKPGFAAELMLKDLNLSQDAAESSGAETPMGALARELYRQFVEEEDGRGRDFSAMLPRFTEKNLESR, via the coding sequence ATGAAGATCGGCTTCATCGGTCTGGGGAATATGGGCGCGCCAATGGCCGCAAATTTGGCTGCGGCCGGGCATGAGGTGATGGGGTTCGACACCGCCGCCCCCTGCCCCGACGGCGTCAGCACCGCCGACAGCGCGGCGGCGGCGGTCAAGGGCGCGGATGTCGTCATCACCATGCTGCCCAATGGCAAGATCCTGCGGGCCGTGGCGGATCAGATCATTCCCGACATGCAGCCGGGCGCGATCCTTTGCGATTGCTCGACCGTGGATGTGGACAGCGCCCGCGCCGTGGCCGCGCAGGCGAATGCGGCCGGTCTGGGATCGCTGGATGCGCCGGTATCGGGCGGCATCGGTGGCGCGCAGGCCGGGACGCTGACCTTCATGGTGGGCGGGTCAGACGCCGATTTCGCGACCGTCCAGCCGCTGTTCGACATCATGGGCCAGAAGGCGGTGCATTGCGGCGATGCGGGCGCTGGCCAGTCGGCCAAGATCTGCAACAACATGATTCTGGGCGTCACCATGATCGCAACCTGCGAGGCCTTCGCATTGGCCGATCAGCTTGGACTGGACCGGCAGAAAATGTTCGATGTCGTTTCGACCAGTTCTGGCTACAGTTGGAGCATGAATGCCTATTGCCCTGCCCCCGGCGTGGGGCCGACATCGCCCGCCGATAACGATTACAAGCCCGGTTTTGCCGCCGAACTGATGCTGAAAGACCTGAATCTGTCGCAGGATGCGGCGGAATCCTCGGGGGCCGAGACGCCGATGGGCGCGCTGGCACGTGAGCTTTACCGCCAATTCGTCGAGGAAGAAGACGGGCGCGGGCGCGATTTTTCGGCAATGTTGCCACGGTTTACGGAAAAAAATCTCGAAAGCCGCTGA
- a CDS encoding enoyl-CoA hydratase/isomerase family protein produces the protein MKDLNIRKAGQAGRITFTRPKALNALDHQMARDLHRALDDWRDDPQVELVVIDAEGDRAFCAGGDIAAVYRGGLEGDHQIGRDFFRDEYLMNAAIADYPKPVVAFMQGFVMGGGVGVGGHASHRIVGDTTQIAMPESGIGLIPDVGGTWLLARAPGRIGEFLALTGGRMGAGDAIHAGFADIYLPEAEWPALIERLEESGDVAEIAAHGAPVSELATRDLSAFGGRTVEEITTALDSNGDEAALKAIRRNSPLSMAAGLDMVRAARGDRRIQDALSREYRFTWRASEMGDFLEGVRAQIIDKDRNPRWSADASPEYVEKMLASLGDDEIAWEEVT, from the coding sequence TTGAAGGATCTGAATATACGCAAGGCCGGTCAGGCTGGCCGGATCACCTTTACCCGGCCAAAGGCGCTGAACGCGCTGGATCACCAGATGGCGCGGGATCTGCACCGCGCGCTGGATGATTGGCGCGACGATCCGCAGGTCGAGCTGGTCGTGATCGATGCCGAGGGCGACCGCGCCTTTTGTGCAGGCGGCGATATTGCGGCCGTCTATCGCGGCGGGCTGGAGGGTGACCACCAGATCGGACGCGACTTCTTTCGCGACGAATATCTGATGAATGCGGCGATTGCCGATTATCCCAAACCGGTCGTGGCCTTCATGCAGGGCTTTGTCATGGGCGGCGGCGTTGGCGTGGGCGGGCATGCCTCGCACCGCATCGTCGGCGATACGACGCAGATCGCGATGCCCGAATCCGGTATTGGGCTGATCCCGGATGTGGGTGGCACCTGGCTTCTGGCCCGCGCCCCCGGCCGGATCGGAGAGTTCCTGGCCCTGACCGGCGGGCGCATGGGCGCGGGCGATGCGATCCATGCCGGTTTTGCCGATATCTACCTGCCCGAGGCCGAATGGCCCGCGCTGATCGAGAGGCTGGAGGAAAGCGGCGATGTGGCTGAGATCGCGGCCCATGGCGCGCCGGTTTCAGAACTGGCGACGCGCGATCTGTCCGCTTTCGGCGGCCGGACGGTCGAGGAAATAACGACGGCGCTGGACAGCAATGGCGATGAGGCCGCGTTAAAGGCGATCCGTCGCAACTCGCCCCTGTCGATGGCAGCCGGTCTTGACATGGTCCGCGCGGCGCGAGGCGACCGGCGGATCCAGGACGCGCTGAGCCGCGAATACCGCTTTACCTGGCGGGCAAGCGAGATGGGCGACTTTCTAGAAGGCGTGCGCGCGCAGATCATCGACAAGGATCGCAATCCGCGCTGGTCCGCCGATGCGTCGCCCGAATATGTCGAAAAAATGCTGGCATCGCTTGGCGATGACGAAATTGCTTGGGAGGAGGTAACATGA
- a CDS encoding VPLPA-CTERM sorting domain-containing protein, producing the protein MSKIKKAAIAAVMAITASAASAGTITFNDGSLGTHTNFVESGFQFDKLRIVKAYCENKASGNCGSENAFRETTMTRANGGKFHVNSLWFSLLADNAPLQLVSDRGSASFGIGTLLGGVAVAQNSGYVLDLTSMDLFKDISFLTIIDPSLQQNDAGRAKGDLRFDNIDVTPVPLPAAGAMLLAGLGGLAMLRRRKRSDA; encoded by the coding sequence ATGAGTAAGATCAAAAAAGCGGCGATTGCCGCGGTCATGGCAATCACAGCTTCTGCGGCTTCCGCGGGTACGATTACCTTCAACGATGGATCTCTGGGCACGCATACGAATTTCGTCGAAAGCGGCTTTCAATTCGACAAGCTGCGGATCGTGAAGGCCTATTGTGAAAACAAGGCTTCGGGGAATTGCGGCTCAGAGAACGCGTTCAGGGAAACCACGATGACGCGCGCGAATGGCGGCAAGTTTCACGTCAACAGCCTGTGGTTCTCGCTGCTTGCGGATAACGCGCCGCTGCAACTTGTTTCGGACAGAGGTTCGGCCAGCTTCGGGATCGGCACGCTTCTGGGCGGTGTCGCCGTTGCACAGAACAGCGGCTATGTGCTGGATCTGACCTCGATGGATCTTTTCAAGGATATCAGCTTTCTGACGATCATCGACCCGTCCCTGCAGCAAAACGATGCAGGCCGGGCCAAGGGCGATCTGCGCTTCGACAACATCGACGTGACGCCGGTGCCGCTGCCTGCGGCGGGTGCGATGCTGTTGGCGGGTCTTGGTGGTCTGGCGATGCTCCGTCGCCGCAAGCGGTCCGACGCCTGA
- a CDS encoding CoA-acylating methylmalonate-semialdehyde dehydrogenase — translation MREIHHWIDGQEVKGTSGRFADVYNPATGEVQAKLSLATKQELDAAVDSAAKAQLAWGATNPQRRARVMMKFVELLNRDMDKLAEALSSEHGKTLPDAKGDVQRGLEVIEFCIGAPHLLKGEFTDSAGPGIDMYSMRQPLGVVAGITPFNFPAMIPLWKMGPALSAGNAMILKPSERDPSVPMMLAKLLQEAGLPDGVLQVVNGDKDSVDAILDNPVIQAVGFVGSTPIAQYIYERAAQNGKRAQCFGGAKNHMIIMPDADLDQAADALVGAGYGAAGERCMAISVAVPVGEKTADALIEKLVPRIEKLKVGPYTAGNDVDYGPVVTGAAKENILRLVQSGIDQGAELVVDGRDFNLQGYEDGFFVGPHLFDRVTPDMEIYKKEIFGPVLSTVRASSYEEAIKLALDHEYGNGTAIYTRDGDTARDFANRINIGMVGINVPIPVPLAYHTFGGWKKSGFGDLNQHGPDAFRFYTRTKTVTARWPSGIKEGGEFNFKAMD, via the coding sequence ATGCGCGAGATTCATCACTGGATCGACGGCCAGGAGGTCAAAGGCACCTCGGGTCGTTTTGCCGATGTCTACAACCCCGCCACCGGCGAGGTTCAGGCCAAGCTGTCGCTGGCCACCAAGCAAGAGCTGGACGCCGCCGTTGACAGCGCCGCCAAGGCACAGCTGGCCTGGGGCGCAACCAACCCGCAGCGTCGCGCCCGTGTGATGATGAAATTCGTGGAACTGCTGAACCGCGACATGGACAAGCTGGCCGAGGCGCTGTCCTCTGAACATGGCAAGACCCTGCCCGACGCCAAGGGCGATGTGCAGCGCGGGCTGGAAGTGATCGAATTCTGCATCGGCGCGCCGCATCTGCTGAAAGGTGAATTCACCGACAGCGCCGGTCCGGGCATCGACATGTATTCCATGCGTCAGCCGCTGGGCGTTGTCGCGGGCATCACCCCCTTCAACTTTCCGGCGATGATCCCGCTGTGGAAAATGGGTCCGGCCCTGTCGGCGGGCAATGCCATGATCCTGAAACCGTCCGAGCGTGACCCCTCGGTCCCGATGATGCTGGCCAAGCTGCTGCAAGAGGCCGGATTGCCCGATGGCGTGCTGCAGGTCGTGAATGGCGACAAGGACAGCGTCGATGCGATCCTGGACAACCCGGTCATTCAGGCCGTGGGCTTTGTCGGCTCGACCCCGATCGCGCAATATATCTATGAGCGCGCGGCCCAGAACGGCAAGCGGGCGCAGTGTTTTGGCGGTGCCAAGAACCACATGATCATCATGCCCGATGCCGATCTGGATCAGGCGGCCGATGCGCTGGTGGGTGCCGGTTACGGCGCGGCGGGCGAACGCTGCATGGCGATCTCGGTCGCGGTGCCGGTCGGCGAAAAGACCGCAGATGCGCTGATCGAAAAGCTGGTGCCGCGGATCGAAAAGCTGAAGGTCGGCCCCTATACGGCGGGCAATGATGTCGATTACGGCCCCGTCGTGACCGGCGCCGCCAAGGAAAACATTCTGCGGCTGGTGCAATCGGGCATTGATCAGGGCGCCGAACTGGTCGTCGATGGCCGCGACTTCAACCTGCAGGGCTATGAGGACGGGTTCTTCGTCGGCCCGCACCTGTTCGACCGCGTGACCCCGGATATGGAGATCTACAAGAAAGAGATCTTCGGCCCGGTTCTGTCCACCGTCCGCGCCAGCAGCTATGAAGAGGCGATCAAACTGGCCTTGGATCACGAATATGGCAACGGCACCGCGATCTATACCCGCGACGGTGATACCGCGCGCGATTTTGCCAACCGGATCAATATCGGGATGGTCGGTATCAACGTGCCGATCCCGGTTCCGCTGGCCTATCACACCTTTGGCGGCTGGAAGAAATCGGGCTTTGGCGATCTGAACCAGCACGGCCCGGATGCCTTCCGCTTCTATACCCGGACGAAAACCGTGACGGCCCGCTGGCCTTCGGGGATCAAGGAAGGCGGCGAATTCAACTTCAAGGCCATGGACTGA
- a CDS encoding LysR family transcriptional regulator yields the protein MDWDDLRIFLAVARTESLSGAGRRLGMDASTVGRRIARLEQAVGAALFAKTPQGYALTAEGARLIAPAEAAEQAAIAASEATRRDAGLTGQLRIGAPDGCANYLLPQVARDLCRQHPGLEIQIVALPRVVNLTKREADMAVAVSPPDTGRLVVQRLTDYRLHLAGHSDYLDSHPAITDLADLKGHRMISYIPDMIFDRELDYLSETGVESAAITSNSVSVQMQAIRAGSGLGIVHDFAIPFAPGVRRVLPDRIALTRAFWLIRHADDRASRRLTLLAELLAQAIRAEVARLEAQVSASGHSVA from the coding sequence ATGGATTGGGACGATTTGCGGATTTTTCTGGCGGTGGCGCGGACAGAAAGCCTGTCCGGTGCCGGGCGGCGGCTGGGGATGGATGCCTCGACCGTGGGGCGGCGGATTGCGCGGCTGGAACAGGCCGTTGGCGCGGCGCTGTTTGCAAAGACACCGCAGGGCTATGCGCTGACGGCCGAAGGGGCACGCCTTATCGCCCCCGCCGAGGCCGCCGAGCAGGCCGCGATTGCCGCCAGTGAGGCAACCCGCAGGGATGCCGGCCTGACGGGGCAGCTTCGGATCGGCGCGCCCGATGGCTGCGCGAATTATCTTCTGCCGCAGGTGGCGCGGGATCTGTGCCGCCAGCATCCGGGATTGGAAATCCAGATCGTCGCCCTGCCGCGCGTGGTCAATCTGACCAAGAGAGAGGCCGATATGGCGGTCGCCGTCTCGCCGCCGGATACCGGGCGTCTGGTCGTGCAGCGGCTGACGGATTACCGGCTGCATCTGGCGGGTCACAGCGATTATCTGGACAGTCATCCCGCGATCACCGATCTGGCGGATCTGAAGGGCCACCGGATGATCAGCTATATCCCGGACATGATCTTTGACCGTGAACTGGATTACCTGTCCGAAACCGGCGTCGAAAGCGCGGCGATCACCTCTAATTCTGTCTCGGTCCAGATGCAGGCGATCCGGGCGGGGTCGGGACTGGGCATCGTGCATGATTTCGCCATCCCCTTTGCCCCGGGCGTGCGCCGCGTGCTGCCGGATCGAATCGCGCTGACCCGGGCTTTCTGGCTGATCCGGCATGCCGATGACCGCGCCTCGCGCCGCCTGACGCTTCTGGCAGAGCTGCTGGCGCAGGCAATTCGGGCAGAAGTTGCCCGTTTAGAGGCGCAAGTTTCCGCATCCGGGCATTCAGTTGCTTGA